A single Lemur catta isolate mLemCat1 chromosome 20, mLemCat1.pri, whole genome shotgun sequence DNA region contains:
- the FHOD1 gene encoding FH1/FH2 domain-containing protein 1 isoform X4 produces the protein MAGEEDRGDGEPVSVVTVRVQYLEDTDPFACANFPEPRRAPTCSLDGALPLGAQIPALHRLLGAPLKLEDCALQVSPSGYYLDPELCLEEQREMLEGFYEEISKGRKPTLILRTQLSVRVNAILEKLYGSSGPELRRSLFSLKQIFQEDKDLVPEFVHSEGLSCLIRVGAAADHNYQSYILRALGQLMLFVDGMLGVVAHSETVQWLYTLCASLSRLVVKTALKLLLVFVEYSENNAPLFIRAVNSVASTTGALPWANLVSILEEKNGADPELLVYAVTLINKTLAALPDQDSFYDVTDALEQQGMEALVQRHLGTAGTDVDLRTQLVLYENALKLEDGDIEETAAMGGRRERRKPSSEEGKRSRRSLEGGGCPVRTPEPGPTGPTSSTGPALLTGPTSSPVCPTSGLNTSVNLFPTTSVASSADSSCERSIYKARFLENVAAAETEKQAALAQGRAEALAEAMPEEADGHPDIRELWDSPEKAPAPRTPQSPVPRVLLRAQRSLEPEPKEPLTPPSPKAEPIREIPSRVPRLCIGDLDFSDLGEDEDQDMLNMESVEAVEGVPPPPHTLPLLSGGPPPPPPPPPPPIKGPFPPPPPLAAPLPPSAMDGPALPTKRKTVKLFWRELKLAGGCGGSGSRFGPSPTLWASLEPVSVDTAQLEHLFESRAKDVLPSKKVGEGRRTMTTVLDPKRSNAINIGLTTLPPVHVIKAALLNFDEFAVSKDGIEKLLTMMPTEEERQKIEEAQLANPDLPLGPAENFLMTLASIGGLAARLQLWAFKLDYDSMEREIAEPLFDLKVGMEQLVQNATFRCILATLLAVGNFLNGSQSSGFELSYLEKVSEVKDTVRRQSLLHHLCSLVLQTRPDSSDLYSEIPALTRCAKVDFEQLTENLGQLERRSRAVEESLRGLAKHELAPALRARLTHFLAQCGRRVAMLRVVHRRVCNRQPVRCASCSSATRCGSLHLSIGLAGNGCCSSSRSGPRTVSATRPGDA, from the exons CTGGAGGACTGTGCCCTGCAAGTGTCTCCCTCTGGATACTACCTGGACCCCGAGCTGTGCCTGGAAGAGCAGCGGGAGATGCTGGAAGGCTTCTATGAAGAGATAAG CAAAGGGCGGAAGCCCACGCTGATCCTGCGGACCCAGCTCTCCGTGAGGGTCAATGCCATCTTGG AAAAGTTATATGGCTCCAGTGGCCCTGAGCTCCGCCGCTCTCTCTTCTCATTGAAGCAGATCTTCCAG GAGGACAAGGACCTGGTGCCTGAATTTGTACACTCAGAGGGGCTGAGTTGCCTGATCCGTGTGGGTGCTGCTGCTGACCACAACTACCAGAGTTACATCCTTCGAG CACTGGGCCAGCTGATGCTTTTTGTGGACGGGATGCTGGGGGTGGTGGCCCACAGTGAGACTGTGCAGTGGCTATACACACTATGTGCCAGCCTG TCCCGCTTGGTGGTGAAGACAGCCCTGAAGCTGCTGCTGGTGTTTGTGGAATACTCTGAGAACAATGCACCGCTGTTCATCCGTGCAGTCAACTCTGTGGCCAGCACCACCG GTGCTCTTCCCTGGGCCAATCTGGTGTCCATCCTGGAGGAGAAGAATGGTGCTGACCCAGAGCTGTTGGTGTATGCTGTCACCCTCATAAACAAG ACGCTGGCAGCACTGCCGGACCAGGACTCCTTCTACGACGTGACAGATGCTCTGGAGCAGCAGGGCATGGAAGCACTGGTCCAGCGCCACCTGGGCACCGCAGGCACTGATGTAGACCTGCGCACGCAGCTTGTGCTTTATGAG AACGCCCTGAAGTTGGAGGATGGAGACATCGAGGAGACTGCAGCCATGGGTGGGCGACGAGAGCGACGAAAGCCTTCTTCGGAGGAGGGCAAAAGGAGCCGCAGATCTCTGGAAGGCGGAGGCTGTCCAGTGCGCACCCCAGAACCTGG ccccacaggccccacctcctccacgggccctgccctgctgacaggccccacctccagccctgtgTGCCCAACCTCTGGCCTCAACACTTCGGTGAACCTCTTTCCTACCACCTCTGTGGCATCCTCAGCTGACAGCTCCTGTGAGAGGAGCATCTACAA AGCCCGGTTCCTGGAGAATGTGGCAGCAGCAGAAACAGAGAAGCAGGCTGCACTGGCCCAGGGCCGGGCAGAGGCACTGGCTGAGGCCATGCCTGAGGAGGCCGATGGACACCCAG ATATCCGGGAACTGTGGGACTCCCCAGAGAAAGCCCCTGCACCCAGAACACCTCAGAGCCCTGTCCCCCGAGTCCTGCTCCGGGCCCAACGAAGCCTTGAGCCAGAGCCCAAGGAGCCACTGACACCACCAAGCCCCAAGGCTGAGCCCATTCGGGAGATCCCTTCCCGTGTACCCAGGCTCTGCATTGGGGACCTGGACTTCTCAGATCTGGGAGAAGATGAAGACCAGGACATGCTGAACATGGAGTCTGTGGAAGCTGTGGAAGGggtcccacccccaccacacacactgcCCCTACTCTCTGGaggccccccacctccacctcccccacctcccccacccatcAAGGGccccttcccaccacctccacccctggctgcccctcttcccccctcAGCAATGGACGGCCCAGCTCTCCCCACCAAGAGGAAGACAGTAAAACTCTTCTGGCGTGAACTAAAGCTGGCTGGGGGCTGCGGAGGCTCTGGAAGCCGTTTTGGGCCAAGCCCCACCCTGTGGGCCTCACTGGAGCCTGTTTCGGTGGACACAGCCCAGCTGGAACACCTGTTTGAGTCCCGTGCCAAGGATGTGCTGCCCTCCAAG AAAGTTGGTGAGGGCCGCCGGACAATGACCACAGTGCTGGACCCCAAGCGCAGCAATGCCATCAACATTGGCTTGACAACATTACCACCTGTACATGTCATAAAGGCTGCCCTGCTCAACTTTGATGAGTTTGCTGTCAGCAAGGATGGCATTGAG AAGCTACTGACCATGATGCCCACTGAAGAAGAGCGGCAGAAGATTGAGGAAGCCCAGCTGGCCAACCCTGACCTACCCTTGGGCCCAGCCGAGAACTTCCTGATGACTCTTGCCTCTATTGGGGGCCTGGCTGCCCGCCTACAACTCTGGGCCTTCAAGCTGGACTATGACAGCATGGAGCGG GAAATTGCTGAGCCACTGTTTGACCTGAAAGTGGGCATGGAACAGCTGGTACAGAATGCCACCTTCCGCTGCATCCTGGCTACCCTGCTAGCTGTGGGCAACTTCCTCAATGGCTCCCAG AGCAGTGGCTTTGAGCTGAGCTACCTGGAGAAGGTGTCAGAGGTAAAGGACACGGTACGTCGGCAGTCACTGTTGCACCATCTCTGCTCCCTGGTGCTCCAGACCCGGCCTGATTCCTCCGACCTCTACTCAGAAATCCCTGCTCTGACCCGCTGTGCCAAG GTGGACTTTGAGCAGCTAACTGAGAACCTGGGGCAGCTGGAGCGCCGGAGCCGGGCAGTTGAGGAGAGTCTTCGGGGTCTGGCCAAGCATgagctggccccagccctgcgcGCCCGCCTCACCCACTTCCTGGCCCAGTGTGGCCGCCGTGTTGCCATGCTGAGGGTAGTGCACCGCCGTGTCTGCAACAG GCAGCCCGTGAGGTGCGCGTCATGCAGTTCTGCCACACGCTGCGGGAGTTTGCACTTGAGTATCGGACTTGCTGGGAACGGgtgctgcagcagcagcagaagcggGCCACGTACCGTGAGCGCAACAAGACCCGGGGACGCATGA